A genomic window from Calonectris borealis chromosome 26, bCalBor7.hap1.2, whole genome shotgun sequence includes:
- the KCNC4 gene encoding voltage-gated potassium channel KCNC4 isoform X3, translated as MISSVCVSSYRGRKSGNKPPSKTCLKEEMGKGEESDKITINVGGTRHETYKSTLRTLPGTRLAWLADPDAQSNFDFDGKSNEFFFDRHPGIFSYVLNYYRTGKLHCPADICGPLFEEELTYWGIDETDVEPCCWMTYRQHRDAEEALDIFESPEPGGGAGGEEPEEEGGREMALQRLGMDDRPPGAAGAAGGGGCCRNWQPRMWALFEDPYSSKAARVVAFASLFFILVSITTFCLETHEAFNIDVNVTETLVVGNTTTILLTHKVETEPILTYIEGVCVLWFTLEFLVRIICCPDKLLFVKNLLNIIDFVAILPFYLEVGLSGLSSKAARDVLGFLRVVRFVRILRIFKLTRHFVGLRVLGHTLRASTNEFLLLIIFLALGVLIFATMIYYAERIGAKTSDPSGNDHTHFKNIPIGFWWAVVTMTTLGYGDMYPKTWSGMVVGALCALAGVLTIAMPVPVIVNNFGMYYSLAMAKQKLPKKKKKHIPRPAPLDSPTYCKSEENSPRNSTQSDTCPLAVEEGAAERKRSGETPKEKRPMRRSSTRDKNKKSSTCFLLATSDFSCAADGGIQKGYGKSRSLSSIDGVAGSPVGLAPLASRCSSPCPLQRPCSPVPSIL; from the exons ATGATCAGCTCGGTGTGTGTCTCCTCCTACCGTGGACGCAAGTCTGGGAACAAACCACCCTCTAAAACATGCCTGAAGGAAGAGATGGGCAAAGGGGAAGAGTCGGACAAGATCACCATCAATGTAGGTGGCACCCGGCATGAGACCTACAAAAGCACCCTACGGACTTTGCCGGGCACCCGCCTGGCCTGGCTCGCCGACCCCGATGCCCAGAGCAACTTTGACTTTGATGGTAAAAGCAATGAGTTCTTCTTCGACCGTCACCCCGGGATCTTCTCCTACGTCCTCAACTACTACCGTACCGGCAAGCTGCACTGCCCTGCGGACATCTGCGGACCCCTCTTCGAGGAGGAGCTGACCTACTGGGGCATCGATGAGACGGACGTGGAGCCCTGTTGCTGGATGACCTACCGCCAGCATCGCGATGCCGAAGAGGCCCTGGATATCTTCGAGAGTCCCGAACCCGGCGGAGGGGCCGGTGGAGAGGAGCCTGAAGAGGAAGGGGGTAGGGAGATGGCCCTTCAACGCCTGGGCATGGATGACAggccgccgggggcggcgggggctgccggagGGGGTGGCTGCTGTCGGAATTGGCAGCCCAGGATGTGGGCGCTCTTTGAGGATCCCTACTCGTCCAAGGCGGCAAGG GTAGTTGCTTTTGCCTCGCTTTTCTTCATCCTGGTCTCCATCACAACCTTCTGCCTGGAGACGCACGAGGCCTTCAACATCGACGTCAACGTGACGGAGACCCTCGTGGTTGGCAACACCACGACGATCCTGCTGACGCATAAAGTGGAGACGGAGCCCATCCTCACCTACATCGAAGGGGTTTGTGTTCTGTGGTTCACCCTCGAGTTCCTGGTTCGCATCATCTGCTGTCCAGATAAGCTTCTCTTCGTTAAAAACCTGCTCAACATCATTGACTTTGTGGCCATCTTGCCCTTCTACCTGGAGGTAGGTCTCAGTGGCCTGTCCTCTAAAGCTGCCCGGGACGTACTGGGCTTCCTACGGGTGGTCCGTTTCGTCCGGATCCTCCGGATCTTCAAGCTGACACGGCACTTTGTGGGTCTCCGGGTGCTGGGCCACACACTCCGGGCCAGCACCAATGAATTCCTGCTCCTCATCATCTTCCTCGCCTTGGGGGTCTTGATTTTTGCCACTATGATCTACTACGCCGAGCGGATCGGAGCCAAGACGTCCGACCCCAGCGGGAACGACCACACTCACTTTAAGAACATCCCCATTGGGTTCTGGTGGGCTGTGGTCACGATGACGACCCTGGGCTACGGCGACATGTACCCCAAGACCTGGTCGGGCATGGTGGTGGGGGCTCTCTGCGCGTTGGCCGGGGTGCTCACCATCGCCATGCCCGTGCCCGTCATTGTCAATAACTTTGGGATGTACTATTCGTTGGCCATGGCCAAGCAGAAGCtgccaaagaagaagaaaaagcatataCCCCGTCCGGCCCCGCTGGACTCCCCTACCTACTGCAAATCCGAGGAAAACTCTCCCCGTAACAGCACCCAGAGCGACACTTGCCCGTTGGCGGTAGAAGAGGGGGCGGCTGAGCGGAAACGGTCAGGTGAGACCCCAAag GAGAAGCGGCCCATGCGGCGCTCCAGCACCCGGGATAAGAACAAGAAATCCTCCACGTGCTTCCTGCTGGCCACGAGTGACTTCTCCTGTGCAGCGGATGGAGGCATCCAGAAAG
- the KCNC4 gene encoding voltage-gated potassium channel KCNC4 isoform X2: MISSVCVSSYRGRKSGNKPPSKTCLKEEMGKGEESDKITINVGGTRHETYKSTLRTLPGTRLAWLADPDAQSNFDFDGKSNEFFFDRHPGIFSYVLNYYRTGKLHCPADICGPLFEEELTYWGIDETDVEPCCWMTYRQHRDAEEALDIFESPEPGGGAGGEEPEEEGGREMALQRLGMDDRPPGAAGAAGGGGCCRNWQPRMWALFEDPYSSKAARVVAFASLFFILVSITTFCLETHEAFNIDVNVTETLVVGNTTTILLTHKVETEPILTYIEGVCVLWFTLEFLVRIICCPDKLLFVKNLLNIIDFVAILPFYLEVGLSGLSSKAARDVLGFLRVVRFVRILRIFKLTRHFVGLRVLGHTLRASTNEFLLLIIFLALGVLIFATMIYYAERIGAKTSDPSGNDHTHFKNIPIGFWWAVVTMTTLGYGDMYPKTWSGMVVGALCALAGVLTIAMPVPVIVNNFGMYYSLAMAKQKLPKKKKKHIPRPAPLDSPTYCKSEENSPRNSTQSDTCPLAVEEGAAERKRSGETPKVGQREGETSGSSQGSEQPLSPTDEEKRPMRRSSTRDKNKKSSTCFLLATSDFSCAADGGIQKGYGKSRSLSSIDGVAGSPVGLAPLASRCSSPCPLQRPCSPVPSIL; encoded by the exons ATGATCAGCTCGGTGTGTGTCTCCTCCTACCGTGGACGCAAGTCTGGGAACAAACCACCCTCTAAAACATGCCTGAAGGAAGAGATGGGCAAAGGGGAAGAGTCGGACAAGATCACCATCAATGTAGGTGGCACCCGGCATGAGACCTACAAAAGCACCCTACGGACTTTGCCGGGCACCCGCCTGGCCTGGCTCGCCGACCCCGATGCCCAGAGCAACTTTGACTTTGATGGTAAAAGCAATGAGTTCTTCTTCGACCGTCACCCCGGGATCTTCTCCTACGTCCTCAACTACTACCGTACCGGCAAGCTGCACTGCCCTGCGGACATCTGCGGACCCCTCTTCGAGGAGGAGCTGACCTACTGGGGCATCGATGAGACGGACGTGGAGCCCTGTTGCTGGATGACCTACCGCCAGCATCGCGATGCCGAAGAGGCCCTGGATATCTTCGAGAGTCCCGAACCCGGCGGAGGGGCCGGTGGAGAGGAGCCTGAAGAGGAAGGGGGTAGGGAGATGGCCCTTCAACGCCTGGGCATGGATGACAggccgccgggggcggcgggggctgccggagGGGGTGGCTGCTGTCGGAATTGGCAGCCCAGGATGTGGGCGCTCTTTGAGGATCCCTACTCGTCCAAGGCGGCAAGG GTAGTTGCTTTTGCCTCGCTTTTCTTCATCCTGGTCTCCATCACAACCTTCTGCCTGGAGACGCACGAGGCCTTCAACATCGACGTCAACGTGACGGAGACCCTCGTGGTTGGCAACACCACGACGATCCTGCTGACGCATAAAGTGGAGACGGAGCCCATCCTCACCTACATCGAAGGGGTTTGTGTTCTGTGGTTCACCCTCGAGTTCCTGGTTCGCATCATCTGCTGTCCAGATAAGCTTCTCTTCGTTAAAAACCTGCTCAACATCATTGACTTTGTGGCCATCTTGCCCTTCTACCTGGAGGTAGGTCTCAGTGGCCTGTCCTCTAAAGCTGCCCGGGACGTACTGGGCTTCCTACGGGTGGTCCGTTTCGTCCGGATCCTCCGGATCTTCAAGCTGACACGGCACTTTGTGGGTCTCCGGGTGCTGGGCCACACACTCCGGGCCAGCACCAATGAATTCCTGCTCCTCATCATCTTCCTCGCCTTGGGGGTCTTGATTTTTGCCACTATGATCTACTACGCCGAGCGGATCGGAGCCAAGACGTCCGACCCCAGCGGGAACGACCACACTCACTTTAAGAACATCCCCATTGGGTTCTGGTGGGCTGTGGTCACGATGACGACCCTGGGCTACGGCGACATGTACCCCAAGACCTGGTCGGGCATGGTGGTGGGGGCTCTCTGCGCGTTGGCCGGGGTGCTCACCATCGCCATGCCCGTGCCCGTCATTGTCAATAACTTTGGGATGTACTATTCGTTGGCCATGGCCAAGCAGAAGCtgccaaagaagaagaaaaagcatataCCCCGTCCGGCCCCGCTGGACTCCCCTACCTACTGCAAATCCGAGGAAAACTCTCCCCGTAACAGCACCCAGAGCGACACTTGCCCGTTGGCGGTAGAAGAGGGGGCGGCTGAGCGGAAACGGTCAGGTGAGACCCCAAaggtggggcagagggagggggagaCCTCTGGGAGCTCCCAAGGCAGC GAGCAGCCGCTGTCGCCGACCGATGAGGAGAAGCGGCCCATGCGGCGCTCCAGCACCCGGGATAAGAACAAGAAATCCTCCACGTGCTTCCTGCTGGCCACGAGTGACTTCTCCTGTGCAGCGGATGGAGGCATCCAGAAAG
- the KCNC4 gene encoding voltage-gated potassium channel KCNC4 isoform X4: MISSVCVSSYRGRKSGNKPPSKTCLKEEMGKGEESDKITINVGGTRHETYKSTLRTLPGTRLAWLADPDAQSNFDFDGKSNEFFFDRHPGIFSYVLNYYRTGKLHCPADICGPLFEEELTYWGIDETDVEPCCWMTYRQHRDAEEALDIFESPEPGGGAGGEEPEEEGGREMALQRLGMDDRPPGAAGAAGGGGCCRNWQPRMWALFEDPYSSKAARVVAFASLFFILVSITTFCLETHEAFNIDVNVTETLVVGNTTTILLTHKVETEPILTYIEGVCVLWFTLEFLVRIICCPDKLLFVKNLLNIIDFVAILPFYLEVGLSGLSSKAARDVLGFLRVVRFVRILRIFKLTRHFVGLRVLGHTLRASTNEFLLLIIFLALGVLIFATMIYYAERIGAKTSDPSGNDHTHFKNIPIGFWWAVVTMTTLGYGDMYPKTWSGMVVGALCALAGVLTIAMPVPVIVNNFGMYYSLAMAKQKLPKKKKKHIPRPAPLDSPTYCKSEENSPRNSTQSDTCPLAVEEGAAERKRSDSKQNGEANVVLSDKEQPLSPTDEEKRPMRRSSTRDKNKKSSTCFLLATSDFSCAADGGIQKDTCQDVLSSSYPQGEVVTFS, encoded by the exons ATGATCAGCTCGGTGTGTGTCTCCTCCTACCGTGGACGCAAGTCTGGGAACAAACCACCCTCTAAAACATGCCTGAAGGAAGAGATGGGCAAAGGGGAAGAGTCGGACAAGATCACCATCAATGTAGGTGGCACCCGGCATGAGACCTACAAAAGCACCCTACGGACTTTGCCGGGCACCCGCCTGGCCTGGCTCGCCGACCCCGATGCCCAGAGCAACTTTGACTTTGATGGTAAAAGCAATGAGTTCTTCTTCGACCGTCACCCCGGGATCTTCTCCTACGTCCTCAACTACTACCGTACCGGCAAGCTGCACTGCCCTGCGGACATCTGCGGACCCCTCTTCGAGGAGGAGCTGACCTACTGGGGCATCGATGAGACGGACGTGGAGCCCTGTTGCTGGATGACCTACCGCCAGCATCGCGATGCCGAAGAGGCCCTGGATATCTTCGAGAGTCCCGAACCCGGCGGAGGGGCCGGTGGAGAGGAGCCTGAAGAGGAAGGGGGTAGGGAGATGGCCCTTCAACGCCTGGGCATGGATGACAggccgccgggggcggcgggggctgccggagGGGGTGGCTGCTGTCGGAATTGGCAGCCCAGGATGTGGGCGCTCTTTGAGGATCCCTACTCGTCCAAGGCGGCAAGG GTAGTTGCTTTTGCCTCGCTTTTCTTCATCCTGGTCTCCATCACAACCTTCTGCCTGGAGACGCACGAGGCCTTCAACATCGACGTCAACGTGACGGAGACCCTCGTGGTTGGCAACACCACGACGATCCTGCTGACGCATAAAGTGGAGACGGAGCCCATCCTCACCTACATCGAAGGGGTTTGTGTTCTGTGGTTCACCCTCGAGTTCCTGGTTCGCATCATCTGCTGTCCAGATAAGCTTCTCTTCGTTAAAAACCTGCTCAACATCATTGACTTTGTGGCCATCTTGCCCTTCTACCTGGAGGTAGGTCTCAGTGGCCTGTCCTCTAAAGCTGCCCGGGACGTACTGGGCTTCCTACGGGTGGTCCGTTTCGTCCGGATCCTCCGGATCTTCAAGCTGACACGGCACTTTGTGGGTCTCCGGGTGCTGGGCCACACACTCCGGGCCAGCACCAATGAATTCCTGCTCCTCATCATCTTCCTCGCCTTGGGGGTCTTGATTTTTGCCACTATGATCTACTACGCCGAGCGGATCGGAGCCAAGACGTCCGACCCCAGCGGGAACGACCACACTCACTTTAAGAACATCCCCATTGGGTTCTGGTGGGCTGTGGTCACGATGACGACCCTGGGCTACGGCGACATGTACCCCAAGACCTGGTCGGGCATGGTGGTGGGGGCTCTCTGCGCGTTGGCCGGGGTGCTCACCATCGCCATGCCCGTGCCCGTCATTGTCAATAACTTTGGGATGTACTATTCGTTGGCCATGGCCAAGCAGAAGCtgccaaagaagaagaaaaagcatataCCCCGTCCGGCCCCGCTGGACTCCCCTACCTACTGCAAATCCGAGGAAAACTCTCCCCGTAACAGCACCCAGAGCGACACTTGCCCGTTGGCGGTAGAAGAGGGGGCGGCTGAGCGGAAACGGTCAG ACTCTAAGCAGAACGGTGAGGCCAATGTGGTGCTGTCGGACAAGGAGCAGCCGCTGTCGCCGACCGATGAGGAGAAGCGGCCCATGCGGCGCTCCAGCACCCGGGATAAGAACAAGAAATCCTCCACGTGCTTCCTGCTGGCCACGAGTGACTTCTCCTGTGCAGCGGATGGAGGCATCCAGAAAG
- the KCNC4 gene encoding voltage-gated potassium channel KCNC4 isoform X1: MISSVCVSSYRGRKSGNKPPSKTCLKEEMGKGEESDKITINVGGTRHETYKSTLRTLPGTRLAWLADPDAQSNFDFDGKSNEFFFDRHPGIFSYVLNYYRTGKLHCPADICGPLFEEELTYWGIDETDVEPCCWMTYRQHRDAEEALDIFESPEPGGGAGGEEPEEEGGREMALQRLGMDDRPPGAAGAAGGGGCCRNWQPRMWALFEDPYSSKAARVVAFASLFFILVSITTFCLETHEAFNIDVNVTETLVVGNTTTILLTHKVETEPILTYIEGVCVLWFTLEFLVRIICCPDKLLFVKNLLNIIDFVAILPFYLEVGLSGLSSKAARDVLGFLRVVRFVRILRIFKLTRHFVGLRVLGHTLRASTNEFLLLIIFLALGVLIFATMIYYAERIGAKTSDPSGNDHTHFKNIPIGFWWAVVTMTTLGYGDMYPKTWSGMVVGALCALAGVLTIAMPVPVIVNNFGMYYSLAMAKQKLPKKKKKHIPRPAPLDSPTYCKSEENSPRNSTQSDTCPLAVEEGAAERKRSDSKQNGEANVVLSDKEQPLSPTDEEKRPMRRSSTRDKNKKSSTCFLLATSDFSCAADGGIQKGYGKSRSLSSIDGVAGSPVGLAPLASRCSSPCPLQRPCSPVPSIL, translated from the exons ATGATCAGCTCGGTGTGTGTCTCCTCCTACCGTGGACGCAAGTCTGGGAACAAACCACCCTCTAAAACATGCCTGAAGGAAGAGATGGGCAAAGGGGAAGAGTCGGACAAGATCACCATCAATGTAGGTGGCACCCGGCATGAGACCTACAAAAGCACCCTACGGACTTTGCCGGGCACCCGCCTGGCCTGGCTCGCCGACCCCGATGCCCAGAGCAACTTTGACTTTGATGGTAAAAGCAATGAGTTCTTCTTCGACCGTCACCCCGGGATCTTCTCCTACGTCCTCAACTACTACCGTACCGGCAAGCTGCACTGCCCTGCGGACATCTGCGGACCCCTCTTCGAGGAGGAGCTGACCTACTGGGGCATCGATGAGACGGACGTGGAGCCCTGTTGCTGGATGACCTACCGCCAGCATCGCGATGCCGAAGAGGCCCTGGATATCTTCGAGAGTCCCGAACCCGGCGGAGGGGCCGGTGGAGAGGAGCCTGAAGAGGAAGGGGGTAGGGAGATGGCCCTTCAACGCCTGGGCATGGATGACAggccgccgggggcggcgggggctgccggagGGGGTGGCTGCTGTCGGAATTGGCAGCCCAGGATGTGGGCGCTCTTTGAGGATCCCTACTCGTCCAAGGCGGCAAGG GTAGTTGCTTTTGCCTCGCTTTTCTTCATCCTGGTCTCCATCACAACCTTCTGCCTGGAGACGCACGAGGCCTTCAACATCGACGTCAACGTGACGGAGACCCTCGTGGTTGGCAACACCACGACGATCCTGCTGACGCATAAAGTGGAGACGGAGCCCATCCTCACCTACATCGAAGGGGTTTGTGTTCTGTGGTTCACCCTCGAGTTCCTGGTTCGCATCATCTGCTGTCCAGATAAGCTTCTCTTCGTTAAAAACCTGCTCAACATCATTGACTTTGTGGCCATCTTGCCCTTCTACCTGGAGGTAGGTCTCAGTGGCCTGTCCTCTAAAGCTGCCCGGGACGTACTGGGCTTCCTACGGGTGGTCCGTTTCGTCCGGATCCTCCGGATCTTCAAGCTGACACGGCACTTTGTGGGTCTCCGGGTGCTGGGCCACACACTCCGGGCCAGCACCAATGAATTCCTGCTCCTCATCATCTTCCTCGCCTTGGGGGTCTTGATTTTTGCCACTATGATCTACTACGCCGAGCGGATCGGAGCCAAGACGTCCGACCCCAGCGGGAACGACCACACTCACTTTAAGAACATCCCCATTGGGTTCTGGTGGGCTGTGGTCACGATGACGACCCTGGGCTACGGCGACATGTACCCCAAGACCTGGTCGGGCATGGTGGTGGGGGCTCTCTGCGCGTTGGCCGGGGTGCTCACCATCGCCATGCCCGTGCCCGTCATTGTCAATAACTTTGGGATGTACTATTCGTTGGCCATGGCCAAGCAGAAGCtgccaaagaagaagaaaaagcatataCCCCGTCCGGCCCCGCTGGACTCCCCTACCTACTGCAAATCCGAGGAAAACTCTCCCCGTAACAGCACCCAGAGCGACACTTGCCCGTTGGCGGTAGAAGAGGGGGCGGCTGAGCGGAAACGGTCAG ACTCTAAGCAGAACGGTGAGGCCAATGTGGTGCTGTCGGACAAGGAGCAGCCGCTGTCGCCGACCGATGAGGAGAAGCGGCCCATGCGGCGCTCCAGCACCCGGGATAAGAACAAGAAATCCTCCACGTGCTTCCTGCTGGCCACGAGTGACTTCTCCTGTGCAGCGGATGGAGGCATCCAGAAAG
- the KCNC4 gene encoding voltage-gated potassium channel KCNC4 isoform X5, which translates to MISSVCVSSYRGRKSGNKPPSKTCLKEEMGKGEESDKITINVGGTRHETYKSTLRTLPGTRLAWLADPDAQSNFDFDGKSNEFFFDRHPGIFSYVLNYYRTGKLHCPADICGPLFEEELTYWGIDETDVEPCCWMTYRQHRDAEEALDIFESPEPGGGAGGEEPEEEGGREMALQRLGMDDRPPGAAGAAGGGGCCRNWQPRMWALFEDPYSSKAARVVAFASLFFILVSITTFCLETHEAFNIDVNVTETLVVGNTTTILLTHKVETEPILTYIEGVCVLWFTLEFLVRIICCPDKLLFVKNLLNIIDFVAILPFYLEVGLSGLSSKAARDVLGFLRVVRFVRILRIFKLTRHFVGLRVLGHTLRASTNEFLLLIIFLALGVLIFATMIYYAERIGAKTSDPSGNDHTHFKNIPIGFWWAVVTMTTLGYGDMYPKTWSGMVVGALCALAGVLTIAMPVPVIVNNFGMYYSLAMAKQKLPKKKKKHIPRPAPLDSPTYCKSEENSPRNSTQSDTCPLAVEEGAAERKRSGYGKSRSLSSIDGVAGSPVGLAPLASRCSSPCPLQRPCSPVPSIL; encoded by the exons ATGATCAGCTCGGTGTGTGTCTCCTCCTACCGTGGACGCAAGTCTGGGAACAAACCACCCTCTAAAACATGCCTGAAGGAAGAGATGGGCAAAGGGGAAGAGTCGGACAAGATCACCATCAATGTAGGTGGCACCCGGCATGAGACCTACAAAAGCACCCTACGGACTTTGCCGGGCACCCGCCTGGCCTGGCTCGCCGACCCCGATGCCCAGAGCAACTTTGACTTTGATGGTAAAAGCAATGAGTTCTTCTTCGACCGTCACCCCGGGATCTTCTCCTACGTCCTCAACTACTACCGTACCGGCAAGCTGCACTGCCCTGCGGACATCTGCGGACCCCTCTTCGAGGAGGAGCTGACCTACTGGGGCATCGATGAGACGGACGTGGAGCCCTGTTGCTGGATGACCTACCGCCAGCATCGCGATGCCGAAGAGGCCCTGGATATCTTCGAGAGTCCCGAACCCGGCGGAGGGGCCGGTGGAGAGGAGCCTGAAGAGGAAGGGGGTAGGGAGATGGCCCTTCAACGCCTGGGCATGGATGACAggccgccgggggcggcgggggctgccggagGGGGTGGCTGCTGTCGGAATTGGCAGCCCAGGATGTGGGCGCTCTTTGAGGATCCCTACTCGTCCAAGGCGGCAAGG GTAGTTGCTTTTGCCTCGCTTTTCTTCATCCTGGTCTCCATCACAACCTTCTGCCTGGAGACGCACGAGGCCTTCAACATCGACGTCAACGTGACGGAGACCCTCGTGGTTGGCAACACCACGACGATCCTGCTGACGCATAAAGTGGAGACGGAGCCCATCCTCACCTACATCGAAGGGGTTTGTGTTCTGTGGTTCACCCTCGAGTTCCTGGTTCGCATCATCTGCTGTCCAGATAAGCTTCTCTTCGTTAAAAACCTGCTCAACATCATTGACTTTGTGGCCATCTTGCCCTTCTACCTGGAGGTAGGTCTCAGTGGCCTGTCCTCTAAAGCTGCCCGGGACGTACTGGGCTTCCTACGGGTGGTCCGTTTCGTCCGGATCCTCCGGATCTTCAAGCTGACACGGCACTTTGTGGGTCTCCGGGTGCTGGGCCACACACTCCGGGCCAGCACCAATGAATTCCTGCTCCTCATCATCTTCCTCGCCTTGGGGGTCTTGATTTTTGCCACTATGATCTACTACGCCGAGCGGATCGGAGCCAAGACGTCCGACCCCAGCGGGAACGACCACACTCACTTTAAGAACATCCCCATTGGGTTCTGGTGGGCTGTGGTCACGATGACGACCCTGGGCTACGGCGACATGTACCCCAAGACCTGGTCGGGCATGGTGGTGGGGGCTCTCTGCGCGTTGGCCGGGGTGCTCACCATCGCCATGCCCGTGCCCGTCATTGTCAATAACTTTGGGATGTACTATTCGTTGGCCATGGCCAAGCAGAAGCtgccaaagaagaagaaaaagcatataCCCCGTCCGGCCCCGCTGGACTCCCCTACCTACTGCAAATCCGAGGAAAACTCTCCCCGTAACAGCACCCAGAGCGACACTTGCCCGTTGGCGGTAGAAGAGGGGGCGGCTGAGCGGAAACGGTCAG